Within Desulfobacter sp., the genomic segment GGAATTCTTGATATTGATGAGGTGCTAAAAGAATAATGGAACCCATTAAAGCCGTCGTGGTGGATGATACCATTGTCTACCGGAAAATTGTGGGGGACGTCCTAAAATCCATCCCGGGCATCGATGTGGTGGGAACGGCCAACAACGGTAAAATCGCATTGTCCAAAATCCGGACCCTGAAACCGGATCTCATCACCCTTGATATCGAAATGCCGGAAGTCAACGGCATTGAGGTACTTCAAGAACTGAAAAAAATGGACAATCCGCCCATGGTCGTGATGCTCTCCACCCTGACCCAGGAAGGCAGTGAAATGACCATCAAAGCCCTGGAGTTGGGGGCGATTGATTTTGTAGCCAAACCCGAAGAGGGGAAAATGGCAGACAATTTGCTCAAGGTGAAAACCGCCCTTGAGCCCATTGTCAATCTCATCAAACGACGCAGGGGCGCACCAATCTCCCTTACACGAACGGCGAAGCCGACGGCACGGCCCGCTGTTTCCCCCGTTAAAAAGCCGGCGGGCGCCGTAAAAGCCCCGGCCATTCCCCGGAGTGTGATCACCAAGTCCGAAATTATCGGTATCGGTATTTCCACCGGGGGCCCCAATGCCCTGACCAAAATGATTCCCATGCTGCCTTCTGGATTTAAAGCGCCCATCCTGATTGTCCAGCATATGCCTCCCATGTTCACGGCCTCTTTGGCCAACAGCCTGAATAATAAATCCAAATTGGAGGTAAAAGAAGCTGAAGAAGGAGATATCATCCAGGCAGGAAAAGTATTCATTGCCCCCGGCGGGAAGCAGATGAAAATTGTTGCCGGTGCCGACGGGCTGACCCGTAAAATAAAAATTACCGACGACCCGCCTGAAAACTCGTGCAAACCATCGGTGGATTATCTGTTCCGCTCCATTGCACAGCATTATGTGGGCCGCGCCACCGGTGTGATCATGACCGGCATGGGGTCCGACGGCTCCAAGGGCCTGGCTCAGATGAAACAGAATGGAAGTATTGTCATTGCCCAGGATGAAGAAAGCTGCACCGTTTTTGGCATGCCCAAAGAACCCATTGAAACCGGGCTGGCAGATGTCATCGCCCCATTGGATAGGATCGCGGAGGAAATCGTGAGGACCGTGGCCCCTTAACCACCAGACCCTAAAGCCGATACCCTATGATGACCAAAACCACAGTAACTCCAGGGGAGTTCAAACTATTTGCCCAGTATATCCTGGAAATTTCGGGGATAGCCTTGGATGTCGGAAAAGAATATCTTCTCGAAACCCGGCTGAACCCCATTTTGGGTAAATACGGCTGCACCTCATATTCGGAGCTGCTGAAAAAGGCCAAGCTGGATTTCAAAAAAGAAATCGAAAACCAGATTATTGATGCCATTTCCACCAATGAGACATACTTTTTCAGGGACAAATCCCCTTTTCAGCTGCTTCAGCATAAAATTTTCCCTGATCTCATTGACAAACGGTCATCCAAAAGTATTGGCAAACCCACCATCAGGCTGTGGAGCGCAGCCAATTCAACGGGCCAGGAAATCTACAGCATTGCCATGACTCTTCTGGAAATGGGAGTGACGCCCAAGGATTACAATATCAGGCTCTTTGGCACGGACATTTCAGATGCCGCCATTGCCCAGGCCAGCTACGGCACTTACAATAAATTTGAAGTGGCCCGGGGGCTTGACCCCATGCGGCTGAATAAATATTTCGACCCTGTCGATGACCGGTATAAAATCAAGGACGAACTGCGGGCCATGGCCCAGTTTAAAAAAATGAACCTGATGAAACCGTTTGTTGGCCTTGGCAAATTTGACATTGTCCTGTGCAGGAATGTGATGATTTATTTTACCAGCGAGGACCGGCGCAAAATCTATGCAAACATTGCCAAAGTCCTGGAACCGGACGGTTACCTGCTCATCGGGTCCACGGAATCCCTGGTCAACGACACAGACCTGTTTGCATCCAATAAATATTTAAACTCAGTCTTTTACCAATTTAAAAATTGAATAGGCCGATTTCATGGGAACCATCAGTGCAAAAGAATTTATAGACGAACTTATTTTCTGCCTAAAAGAGGAGGATGTGGTCAAGGCCAAAGCCCTGCTTCAATTTGCCTCGGATGCCAACGTCAATGTGCAGATCCAAAAACGGGCGTTGATCGAACTTGCCAAAGGGCCGGACAGGGTGGTTTTTCCACTTCTTGAGTTCCTCACCAAAATAGAGATTTCCGATCCTGAAGTTCAGGAAGGGCTGTACGACCTTATTCTGGATAAGGCCTACGGCAATACCGATCTGGTTTTAGATTATATTACCGAAAATGAGAAACCCACCCGGATACAATTCATCCGGGCCGTCGGCGACCTTCTTCTGACTGATCTGGGACCGGC encodes:
- a CDS encoding chemotaxis response regulator protein-glutamate methylesterase: MEPIKAVVVDDTIVYRKIVGDVLKSIPGIDVVGTANNGKIALSKIRTLKPDLITLDIEMPEVNGIEVLQELKKMDNPPMVVMLSTLTQEGSEMTIKALELGAIDFVAKPEEGKMADNLLKVKTALEPIVNLIKRRRGAPISLTRTAKPTARPAVSPVKKPAGAVKAPAIPRSVITKSEIIGIGISTGGPNALTKMIPMLPSGFKAPILIVQHMPPMFTASLANSLNNKSKLEVKEAEEGDIIQAGKVFIAPGGKQMKIVAGADGLTRKIKITDDPPENSCKPSVDYLFRSIAQHYVGRATGVIMTGMGSDGSKGLAQMKQNGSIVIAQDEESCTVFGMPKEPIETGLADVIAPLDRIAEEIVRTVAP
- a CDS encoding protein-glutamate O-methyltransferase CheR translates to MTKTTVTPGEFKLFAQYILEISGIALDVGKEYLLETRLNPILGKYGCTSYSELLKKAKLDFKKEIENQIIDAISTNETYFFRDKSPFQLLQHKIFPDLIDKRSSKSIGKPTIRLWSAANSTGQEIYSIAMTLLEMGVTPKDYNIRLFGTDISDAAIAQASYGTYNKFEVARGLDPMRLNKYFDPVDDRYKIKDELRAMAQFKKMNLMKPFVGLGKFDIVLCRNVMIYFTSEDRRKIYANIAKVLEPDGYLLIGSTESLVNDTDLFASNKYLNSVFYQFKN